Genomic window ([Empedobacter] haloabium):
ATTCGATGAAGCGGCCGCGGGCGCCGGGCTGGTTCGGCTGGCCGCCCGGCTGGCGTTGGTCAGGCACGCAAAGCGGGGAAGGGCAGTGAAACGTCCGGGCGCACCGTGGATCATCGTATACGACATTATACAAGTAATGTCACATTGACGCCAGGTAAAGTTAGATAAACAACGTATTACGTTGTATTACCGATTAGGAGGATGCTTGTCGGTCCCCCAAACCCCCAGGAGCCAGCCTTTTATCGACCTTGATCGTGGACGCCGCAAAGCGCAGGGTCGCCGTCGGTGCTGGCTGCGCCCAAGCGCGAGCCGCCCTGCTGTGCAGCCGTGGCAGAGGAGGGCGCTTTGGCACCTGCTAGCCGCCTTCGCCGACGATGGTCCGGTACACCGCCTCCGTTTCCGCCGATGGCCGGATGCCCAGCAGGACCGACAGCATGTGGCGGCATTGCCGGTAGGCCTGCAGCGCCGCGGCCGCGTGGCCGCGCCGGTACTCGCATTCGATCAGCCGGCGATACAGTTCCTCGGCCAGGTTGTCGATCTCGATGCCATGCTGGTAGGTCTCGACGGCCCGGCCCCAGTCGCCCTTGCTTTCCCACCTGCGCCCGGATCGGAGCACCTGGCGCAGGTACTTGCTGCGCAGGCGCTCGCGCAGCGGCGCCATCCAGGGCGCGTCCGTGTCCTGTTGCAGGAAGTTGCCCAGATAGAGCCGCAAGCATCGCGCCAGCTCCTGTTCGTCGGCCTCCGGCTCCTGCTCGAGCCGGTTCGCCAGCCGTTCGAACGCCCAGGCGTCCACCCAGACCTTGGCCGCGTTCAGCGCCAGCCTGCCTTGCTGGACGACGATGGCGTCGTCCAGCCCCAGCAGCTTGCGCAGCCGGTGCAAGGTGGTGCACAGCGTGCTCTGGCCGGCATCGCCGTCGAGGTCCGGCCACAGCTGCGCGGCGAGCGTGGCCGAGGCGACGTCCCTGCCGCCGTTGGCCACCAGTGCCTTCAGCAATTCGAGGGGCCGCGCTTGCGCCTTGCCCGTCGTCGTCAGCGACTTGTCGTCGATGACCACCGAAAAGCGGCCCAGCAGGTACAGCTTGACCGGCCACGGCCATTGCTCGATTTCCGGGGTGTCCGGCAGCAGCCGGCGCGTCCGGATCAGTTGCCTGGCGTACTCCACCTCGATGCCTTCGCGCAGCGCGTGGCACAGCAGCCGTGCCATCATGCGCGGCTGCCAGCGCAGGCTGTTCAGGTAGTCCTGCTGCCGGCCGACGGCCAGCCCGGCCCGCAGCAATTCCAGGCCGGCCGCTACATCGCCCCCCTGGAACGCGGCATCGGCTTCGATCAGCAGCGCGTCGAACTGCAGCAGGCGGCTCATGTCGCCGGCGCGCAGGCGCATGCCGCGCGCGCTGGCCTGCGCCCGCGACGGATCGCCGGCTTCGAGCAGCAGTTGCGCGCGCCCGAGCAGGCAATAGGTCTGGATGGTGACGGCGCCGGCCTCGAATGCGCCGTCGACGGCGGCCTGCCCATGGCGGAAGGCTGCCGCCAGGTCACCGCACTGCCATGCATACCAGGATTGGGCGGAATAGAACATGGCGAGGTCCATGCGCCGCCCCGGGTGCAGCGACGCCTTCAGCCGGGGCAGGACGGCGCCGGTGCCGTCGAGGTCGCCGAACGACAACGCCAGGAAGGCGCGCTGCGTCAGCACCGTCGGCTGCAGGAAGTCCAGGCCGTGTTCGGTCGCGACCGCCTCGGCGCGGTCCAGCGCCGCGGTCGCCGCATCGCGCTCGGCCCGCAGCATCCGGTAATACGCCACCGAGATCTGCCACCACACCAGGTTCAACGGCGTCAGCTCGGGATGGCCGAGGTGAGCTTGCAGCAGGCCGATGACCCGCTCGGCGCACGCGAAATCGCCGCGGAAGCAATGACAGTTCAGCAGGATGATGCCGGCGGTGAAGCGCACCGCCACGGGCACGTCCGCTTCCAGCAACGTCAGCGCGCGGCACGATTCCGGCGCCAGCAGGCCGTGCTGCGGCTGGCGATGGAGCAGCGCCGCCACGAGTGCCGAGCGGACCCGCAGTTCCATGGCGACGGACGGGAACGGCACGCCGTCCTCGAGCAGCCGGCACTGCATGTCGATCCAGCGGTCGAGCGGCGCGAAGGTGGTCCATTCAAAATAATAGGTTTCCATGATCAGCGCGGTCGCCATGACCTGGCCCAGCAGGTCGCCGCTCGCGGCCAGGCCCGCATGGGCGTTCTCCAGGGCCGCGCGGGCCTGCGCGGGAGCGATCGCCACGTCGCAGGCGCCATCCCAGAACGGCAGCCAGGGGTCGGCCGCGGCCAGCTCCGGCGGCAGCATCGCGATCCAGCGCTTGGCGGTCTGCCAGCGGCCCTGGCGTATCAGTTCCGGCGCCTGTGCGCGGACCATCCTGGCGGCGCTCTCCCAATCCTGCGCGGCGACGTACAGGAAGAACGCCTGCTCGGTCTGGTCGGCGGCCTCCAGCAAGCGGGCCGAACGGCGCTGCAGCAGCAGGTATTCGGCCGGTTGCAGGTGCGCGCGCGCACGGGCATTCAAGAACTCGCGGAACAGCGCGTGGTACTCGTAGCTCGCTTCCGGCTCATCGCGCCGCTCGATGAAGCAGCGCACGCGAAACAGCTCGTTGAGGCGCTCGCCGGCCTCCAGGTCGCCGCTGATGGCCTCCGCCATCGGCACCGTAAACATCGGCAGGAACGCCGTGCGCAGCAGCAGGTGCCGCACTTCCGGCGTGGCGGCGTCGAGGATCTCGACGGCGAAGTAATCGAACAGGACTTCGCGCGGCGCCGGACCGGCGCTCCAGCAGCGGCCGCCGAGGGCCCCGCCGTGTTCCAGCATCAGCACGAAGCCGACTGCCCAACCGCCGGAGGTCGTCCACAGCGCGCGGATCGCATCGTCGTCCAGGCCGGCCGAGCGCTCCTCCAGCCGGGCGATCCGGCATGCTTCGCCCAGGCCGATGCGCAGGTCGTCCGCGTCCAGGCAGGCCAGCGCCTGTGTCGCGCGCAGACGGCTCAACGCGGCCGGCGGCCCGGTGCGGCTCGTGAAGATGACACAGACGCCGTCGGGAACTTCCTGCAAGGCCTCCTGCACGATCGTGTGCAGCACGGAAGCGGGCGGCACCGTATGATAGTTGTCGAACACCAGCACGCTGCCCTCGTGCAGCCGGGCGTACAGCTGGCGGAAGAAGCGGCGCGTAAACCCGGCCAGGTCCGGCAGGTATTCCGGGTTCAGCAGCGGCAGCGGCTCGCCGCCGGGCGCCGCATGGCAGGCCATCGACAGATAGAAGAAGAAACTGGCGGGGTCCGCGTCGCCGTTGTCCATGTGGTACCAGAGCGATGGCACGTGGCGGTATTCGAGGTAGCTCGAGGCCAGCGTGGTCTTGCCGGCGCCGGGCGGTCCGGTGATCCAGATCGCCTTGCGCGTGCACAGCGCGTCCAGGCGGCGGAACAGGCGTTCGCGTGGCAGCGTCCGATACAGCCGCGGACGGGTCACCTTGGCCATGCTGGCGGCGAGTCCCATAACATCCCCCATCGTCCCTTGGGCCGGCTCTTGTCCTTCCATGCCCACCATGTCGCGGGATGGAAGACCGCCCGGGAATCGGCCCTCCCGGGCGGACCGGCTTTCGGACGGGACCGCTTTCCCGTCCTGCCGGCATCGTTATCAACCCGAATTCTCTCACCGTGCACGGGCCTTGTGGCCCGACAGGTTCGAATATGTAAGCGATCTGAAAGCGGCCATCGTCGAAGGGCGGCGACGCCGCCGCCCTTCGGCTGGCCGGCGGCCGTCAGCTAGCGCGCGGGATCGGGCGCGTCTTCCGGCTGCAGCAGCCAGGTGACCCGACCCACTTCCTGCTGGTGCCAGATCTGCCGTGCGGCCACGCTGTAGCGGCCATCGCGCTGCGCTTCGGGAACGTGCACCAGCAGGCGCAGCGCGGCACGCGACTTCGCCCGCAGTGTGATGCCGCCGTAGTACGTTCGTCCATGCGGATTGAGCGGTATGCGCGCCACCTGGCGCTGCTTGTCGATCTCCGCGTTGCCGACCTGGTTGCGCCGTTTCAGGCGGTCATAGAACGCCAGGGGCACTTCGAGCAGCGCGGCGCCGCCTTGCGGCAGTTGCAGCACCACTTCCAGGTCCATGTCGCGGGCGATATCGGGCGCGCCGGGCATCAGGAACGGCAGTGGCACGAAGCCGGCCGGGGCTGTCGTATCTGGGCTGCTCGCATGCGGATCCACCACCCAGAAGTTACGCCATGCCACGTTGTTGTTGCGCTGGACGAATCGCACGAAATTGTCCCAGTGCACGAAGTCGGCGGGCTCCGGCGCGGGATCCGCCGCGTTGCCGACCAGCGCGACGAAGCAGTAATGGTCGGGTGCGGGAATCCGGGCGGCGTCCCACACAATGGCCGGCGACACGATCAGTCCACCGCCAACGGGCAGGTCGGGCAAGGTGGCCGTTCCCACCAGCGTCCACAGGTCTGGCCTGACGAGGGTGCTGACGGGTGACCAGTACACAGTCGCTTGCACCCCAAGCGCGTCCGTGGCGCCGCGGTTCCTGGCGCGTACGTAGACGTAGTTGTCATGGCCAAGTTCGACATTCTCCGCGAGCATATCGTCGTTCTCCGTTCCGCTCCCCTCGCCGAATGCCGCCTGGGCAGAGGCGACTGGCGTCCTGCGCGGGATGATGTCCGGGCTCTTGCTCGGGTTTGCCATCCCATGCGGATCGCCCACGTCGCCGACAAAGTCGCGGGCATAGACATCCGGCGCGCTGTTAAGGACCGTATCGAAGATGGCGCGCAGGTTGGGCATCACGCCGATGCGGGTCGGCTCGTCCGCCGCGGCTGGCGTGCCAAGCGCCGGGTCGCTCAGGATGGCCCGTATCTGGCCCGGGCTGAAGCGCATGCCGCGATCCAGCTTGTTGGCACGTCCCTGTACAGCCAGCGCCGCGCCCGCGACGATCGCCGCCGCGCCCGACGTGCCGCCGAACCTGGACGTATATCGATTTGTCGCGCCGAGCTCGTCGGAGTAGAGGGTGGTAATGTTCTCGCCCCAGGCATAGCAGTCGATGCGCTTGCCATGCGGCGCATGGGGCAGGCGGTAGTGCGGCGCCGCCGAGGTCGCGGCGCTGACGATGATCGCGCCCGAATCGCGAAAGTCCGGATTGGCCGGATCGCGGTGCAGGATGGCCCGGCCTCCCAGCGTCCTGTAGACGTCCATGTCCAGCTCCGGTGCGCGGCCGGGAAAGGTCCCGTTGCCGCCCACCTCGACGACGACGATGCCCAGCGCGGTGGCCAGCCGGATCGCTTCGAACTCCGCATCGTACGCCTCCATCGGGCCCATCATCCTAAGGTCGTTCAGCAGCACCTGCGCTTCCAGCAGCAGGATGTCGCCGAAGCCCAGGTTGGTAATGGCCGCCAGGATCGCATCCACGCGCGAGCTGTCATACAGCGATACCACGTTGACCGATGCCGGGCGGGGAGCGATACCGACGCACCCGATGGTATTGTCGACCGCGCAGATAGCCCCGAGCACCGCGGTGCCATGGTGTCGGGAATAGGCCCGGTTTGCCCCGTGCAGCAGCAGCGCGCCGTGCGTCGCGAGGTCTTCGTGATTCAAGGTCCAGCCCCGCTCCAGGTCGATGAGTCGGACCCCGGCGCCGTCGCTGCCGGCAAACCCCCAGGCATACTCGGCGTCGATGCCGTCCGGAGCGGGATCGAGATAGCCCTGGTCGACAAAGCGCGGATCGTCGGACGGCATGACGTGCGGGTCGGGGGCGCCCTGGTCGATGTAGGCCGATTCCACGCTGTTCCAGGCCAGCAGGCTCTTG
Coding sequences:
- a CDS encoding BTAD domain-containing putative transcriptional regulator, producing MGLAASMAKVTRPRLYRTLPRERLFRRLDALCTRKAIWITGPPGAGKTTLASSYLEYRHVPSLWYHMDNGDADPASFFFYLSMACHAAPGGEPLPLLNPEYLPDLAGFTRRFFRQLYARLHEGSVLVFDNYHTVPPASVLHTIVQEALQEVPDGVCVIFTSRTGPPAALSRLRATQALACLDADDLRIGLGEACRIARLEERSAGLDDDAIRALWTTSGGWAVGFVLMLEHGGALGGRCWSAGPAPREVLFDYFAVEILDAATPEVRHLLLRTAFLPMFTVPMAEAISGDLEAGERLNELFRVRCFIERRDEPEASYEYHALFREFLNARARAHLQPAEYLLLQRRSARLLEAADQTEQAFFLYVAAQDWESAARMVRAQAPELIRQGRWQTAKRWIAMLPPELAAADPWLPFWDGACDVAIAPAQARAALENAHAGLAASGDLLGQVMATALIMETYYFEWTTFAPLDRWIDMQCRLLEDGVPFPSVAMELRVRSALVAALLHRQPQHGLLAPESCRALTLLEADVPVAVRFTAGIILLNCHCFRGDFACAERVIGLLQAHLGHPELTPLNLVWWQISVAYYRMLRAERDAATAALDRAEAVATEHGLDFLQPTVLTQRAFLALSFGDLDGTGAVLPRLKASLHPGRRMDLAMFYSAQSWYAWQCGDLAAAFRHGQAAVDGAFEAGAVTIQTYCLLGRAQLLLEAGDPSRAQASARGMRLRAGDMSRLLQFDALLIEADAAFQGGDVAAGLELLRAGLAVGRQQDYLNSLRWQPRMMARLLCHALREGIEVEYARQLIRTRRLLPDTPEIEQWPWPVKLYLLGRFSVVIDDKSLTTTGKAQARPLELLKALVANGGRDVASATLAAQLWPDLDGDAGQSTLCTTLHRLRKLLGLDDAIVVQQGRLALNAAKVWVDAWAFERLANRLEQEPEADEQELARCLRLYLGNFLQQDTDAPWMAPLRERLRSKYLRQVLRSGRRWESKGDWGRAVETYQHGIEIDNLAEELYRRLIECEYRRGHAAAALQAYRQCRHMLSVLLGIRPSAETEAVYRTIVGEGG
- a CDS encoding S8 family serine peptidase, translating into MEKQMQSHATDNQPSQAMQDEPRVVVRFRKGIGLDGATPIGAQIERSGIGPWRQLNGQFPDIELRPVFTHLDPGKLRELTQRAMEMDPTYEGADFGAFYYADTPPNTDLVALAKSLLAWNSVESAYIDQGAPDPHVMPSDDPRFVDQGYLDPAPDGIDAEYAWGFAGSDGAGVRLIDLERGWTLNHEDLATHGALLLHGANRAYSRHHGTAVLGAICAVDNTIGCVGIAPRPASVNVVSLYDSSRVDAILAAITNLGFGDILLLEAQVLLNDLRMMGPMEAYDAEFEAIRLATALGIVVVEVGGNGTFPGRAPELDMDVYRTLGGRAILHRDPANPDFRDSGAIIVSAATSAAPHYRLPHAPHGKRIDCYAWGENITTLYSDELGATNRYTSRFGGTSGAAAIVAGAALAVQGRANKLDRGMRFSPGQIRAILSDPALGTPAAADEPTRIGVMPNLRAIFDTVLNSAPDVYARDFVGDVGDPHGMANPSKSPDIIPRRTPVASAQAAFGEGSGTENDDMLAENVELGHDNYVYVRARNRGATDALGVQATVYWSPVSTLVRPDLWTLVGTATLPDLPVGGGLIVSPAIVWDAARIPAPDHYCFVALVGNAADPAPEPADFVHWDNFVRFVQRNNNVAWRNFWVVDPHASSPDTTAPAGFVPLPFLMPGAPDIARDMDLEVVLQLPQGGAALLEVPLAFYDRLKRRNQVGNAEIDKQRQVARIPLNPHGRTYYGGITLRAKSRAALRLLVHVPEAQRDGRYSVAARQIWHQQEVGRVTWLLQPEDAPDPAR